The sequence gtgtctggtgtgctcCTTGGTGTGGAGGACAACTCTGTGGAAGGAGGATCAAAAATAAGTGtttcaattcaattaaatttaaTGTTATTGAACTGTATCCACTGATGAATTATCTTCACATTACCTTGGAATTGCACAAAACATTTATTTCAATAGTTAAATCCTAGTGTGTGTACTCACCCGGCCACTGGCCACCAATACAAGGCTTGACAAACACCACTGGAGTGTTCCTGGTGTGCACGCCTTGCCCAGCTACAtattctgccttcctttccctcggggCAGCAAACCTAACAAGCTCcgtccatcacagctcccaggccggcaGTCTGCaccagtggtctctgctgggccgggTTTCTTGTGGAGCGCAGGGAGACGTGACAAACCTTCACACAGCGTCTCCTTGATAATCCTGGTGATGGTCTGTTGTGGCGGCCCCAGTCaccgctgctgcactgtgccggggcaaggtgacAGAGTTGTCACCACTCtggctcggggcagacggcactgttcactgtggtgcagcttgttggctgctgcactgtgccggggcaaggtgacAGAGTTGTCACCACTCtggctcggggcagacggcactgttcactgtggtgcagcttgttggctgctgcactgtgccggggcaaggtgacAGAGTTGTCACCACTCtggctcggggcagacggcactgttcactgtggtgctgcttgttggctgctgcactgtgccggggcaaggcgACAGAGTTGTCACCACTCtggctcggggcagacggcactgttcactgtggtgcagCTTGTTGGTGCATCTCTCAGCAGTCAGCCACAACATGGTGCCAGTCCTCTCCAGGTGGTGTTGATGACTGGTTCCCCGTCACTGAGGTCCCACACAGCAGCACAGCACGGCACCTCAGAAGTGGGTCTTCATGTGCTGGGCAATGTCCCCCTTCATCTTGAAGTGCTTCCCACACAcgtcacacttgaactctctcaggccagagtgtctgaaggaGTGACGCTCCAGGGTTTGCTTCTCTCTGAACCTTTCTCCTCATTCCAGAcactcatgaggcctttcaccagtgtgtgtgtaagtgtgtaccTCGAGATGGCTCTTCCTGATGAATGTGTCACCACAAACCTCAcactcatgaggcctttcaccagtgtgtgtgtaagtgtgtaccTCGAGATGGCTCTTCCTGATGAATGTGTCACCACAAACCTCACACTCATGAGGCCTTttgccagtgtgtgtaagggtgtgtgtgttgaggtgacccttcctactgaaccttttgccacactcttggcattcatgaggtctttcaccagtgtgtgtaagggtgtgtctttTGAGGTTACCCTTGCAACTGAACCTTTTGCCCCATTCTTGGCATTCATGGGGTCCTTcagcagagtgtgtgggtgtatttgctgaggtcatccttccc is a genomic window of Eriocheir sinensis breed Jianghai 21 chromosome 69, ASM2467909v1, whole genome shotgun sequence containing:
- the LOC126988361 gene encoding uncharacterized protein LOC126988361 encodes the protein MVCCGGPSHRCCTVPGQGDRVVTTLARGRRHCSLWCSLLAAALCRGKVTELSPLWLGADGTVHCGAACWLLHCAGARRQSCHHSGSGQTALFTVVQLVGASLSSQPQHGASPLQVVLMTGSPSLRSHTAAQHGTSEVGLHVLGNVPLHLEVLPTHVTLELSQARVSEGVTLQGLLLSEPFSSFQTLMRPFTSVCVSVYLEMALPDECVTTNLTLMRPFTSVCVSVYLEMALPDECVTTNLTLMRPFASVCKGVCVEVTLPTEPFATLLAFMRSFTSVCKGVSFEVTLATEPFAPFLAFMGSFSRVCGCIC